In Pirellulales bacterium, the sequence CATGTGGGAAGTTTCCCTCCGCGCATCAATTGGGTCAACGAATCGTCCAGGGCAGGCAGTCGAGATCGACGTTGCCGCCGCTGAGGATGACCCCGACGCGGCGGCCCCGAAAGCGGTCGGAGTATTTCAATAGGGCGGCCACGGGCACAGCCGAGGATGGCTCGATGACGATTTTCATCCGCTCCCAGACGAGCTTCATCGCCTGGACGATTTCGGCCTCGTCGACCGTCAGGATCTCGCGGAGGTGCCGGCTGAGGATCGAGAAGGTCAGCGGGCCGAGCGAGGTGCGCAGCCCGTCGGCGATCGTGGGGCCGATTGGCTCGGCGACGATGTGACCGGCGGCGAGCGAGCGCCGAGCGTCGTCGGCCAGGGCCGGCTCGGCGCCGATGATCTTGGCTTGGGGTAAAAGCTCCGAGACGGCCAGGCAGGTGCCGCTGGCGAGTCCACCGCCGCCGACCGGGGTGACTACGACATCGAGCCGCGGCACTTCTTCGATCAGTTCGAGCGAGGCGGTGGCGGCGCCCGCCACGACGCATGGGTCTTCGTAGGGGTGGATGAAGTTGGCCCCGGTGCGGGCGACGATCTCCTCGGCGGCTGATTCGCGGGCGGCCTGAGTCGGCTCGCACTCGACGATCTCGGCGCCGTAGTCCGCCACGGCGTTGCGCTTCACGGCCGGGGCGCCGCGCGGCATGACGATCGTGGCGGGGATGCCGCGCTGGCGGGCAGCCAGCGCCAGGGCCTGGGCGTGGTTGCCCGAAGAGTGCGTGACGACTCCGCGTCGGGCCTCATCGTCGCCGAGCGATTGCACGGCATTCGTCGCCCCGCGGAACTTGAAGGCGCCGACGCGCTGGAAGTTTTCGCACTTGAAGAAGACGTCGCTGCCCGTGCGCTGGTTGAAATAGCGTGACGTGAGGACGGGCGTGCGATGCGCGAAGGGGGCGATGCGCTGGGCGGCGGCGCGGATGACGTTGAGGTCGGGCAGTTGCATTGGGGCGTCAAATTGCTAAACGCACCGGTGACTCTTGGGGAGCCACAGTATACTAGGGACTTTGTCGCTCGTTTGGCTTAAAATGCCCTCATGCTGGAGATATTTACAATACGTCGGCCTCGACTCAACTTGCGAATCCTGTTCACGGTATTGACGATCTTGGCACTTCCCATGGCCTGGGCGAGTAGGCAACAGGCGATCGTCCATCGCAGGCAGACCACACGACAGTGGATTGAACTTCAAGGTGG encodes:
- a CDS encoding pyridoxal-phosphate dependent enzyme, whose product is MQLPDLNVIRAAAQRIAPFAHRTPVLTSRYFNQRTGSDVFFKCENFQRVGAFKFRGATNAVQSLGDDEARRGVVTHSSGNHAQALALAARQRGIPATIVMPRGAPAVKRNAVADYGAEIVECEPTQAARESAAEEIVARTGANFIHPYEDPCVVAGAATASLELIEEVPRLDVVVTPVGGGGLASGTCLAVSELLPQAKIIGAEPALADDARRSLAAGHIVAEPIGPTIADGLRTSLGPLTFSILSRHLREILTVDEAEIVQAMKLVWERMKIVIEPSSAVPVAALLKYSDRFRGRRVGVILSGGNVDLDCLPWTIR